In one Hydrogenobacter sp. genomic region, the following are encoded:
- a CDS encoding porin codes for MRKGLFLSALLCASVIPAQAASIKLDENTFSTLDLTLRITAQKLGKARGDVKDYTDFSIRRATINMAGQVNKYVKFEFEGDFSPNTTNRGVHQANSASINDGVITLDLADEFKVRAGKYRIPFARGNLTSSRNYIIPTGIRWGAGDGTNGYKAPSWNPFAPATLSGDRDAGISFWGNIADGILQYRLGVFDGKFDHTDPNLGTKDNVAYGMRLEFNPVMLGYKADKGWGKADSYLGKQNVLNIGVAYWAQKWDDGKGSSGTAKAWTADVMWEQKFGDVVPNLQLGYIGQTSLPSNLGVANKKPKTNAYYVMGQILYDQMIGIGKPALAARYEYSEYKEFKDLTAKGKVSRTSVFLNYYIKGWNAQMSLGVDFVTPNGVLKSYNQNSGKNFTDYTIALQTIF; via the coding sequence ATGAGAAAAGGTTTGTTTTTGAGCGCCTTACTGTGCGCATCTGTTATTCCAGCTCAGGCAGCATCCATAAAGCTGGATGAAAACACTTTTTCTACACTTGATTTAACTTTGAGAATCACAGCTCAGAAACTGGGGAAGGCGAGAGGTGATGTCAAAGACTACACAGACTTCTCCATAAGGCGAGCTACCATCAATATGGCTGGGCAAGTAAACAAGTATGTAAAGTTTGAGTTTGAAGGAGATTTTTCTCCAAACACCACAAATAGGGGAGTTCATCAGGCAAATTCTGCAAGCATCAACGATGGAGTGATAACTCTTGACCTTGCGGATGAGTTCAAAGTAAGGGCAGGTAAGTACAGAATACCCTTTGCGAGGGGTAACCTTACCTCTTCCAGAAATTACATCATACCCACGGGCATAAGGTGGGGTGCGGGTGATGGTACAAATGGTTACAAAGCACCAAGTTGGAACCCCTTTGCACCTGCCACGCTTAGCGGAGACAGGGATGCAGGTATAAGCTTCTGGGGTAATATAGCTGACGGTATACTCCAGTATAGGTTAGGCGTATTTGACGGTAAATTTGATCACACGGATCCAAATCTCGGCACTAAGGATAACGTAGCTTATGGTATGAGACTTGAGTTCAATCCGGTTATGCTCGGCTACAAGGCGGACAAGGGTTGGGGTAAGGCAGATAGCTACCTTGGTAAGCAAAACGTTCTTAACATAGGCGTGGCTTATTGGGCTCAAAAGTGGGATGACGGAAAAGGAAGTTCCGGTACAGCTAAGGCATGGACTGCTGATGTTATGTGGGAGCAGAAATTTGGAGATGTTGTACCTAATTTGCAATTAGGATACATAGGTCAAACGAGCTTGCCATCTAATTTGGGTGTAGCTAACAAAAAACCTAAGACTAACGCTTACTACGTGATGGGACAGATACTTTACGACCAGATGATAGGCATAGGAAAACCTGCTCTGGCAGCAAGATATGAATATTCGGAATACAAGGAGTTTAAGGATCTGACCGCAAAAGGTAAGGTAAGCAGAACCTCCGTATTTCTCAATTACTATATCAAGGGTTGGAACGCTCAAATGAGCTTAGGTGTTGATTTTGTGACACCAAACGGTGTATTAAAGAGCTATAACCAAAACAGCGGTAAAAACTTCACAGACTATACCATAGCACTGCAAACTATCTTTTAA
- the cmk gene encoding (d)CMP kinase — translation MRIAIDGPAGSGKSTVAKAISKLLSIPYLDTGSVYRAFAYIAREKKKDIKNLKEVLSLFDNAPIVKLDIAKTEIYYEGTKLDAELKGEEIGRYASLIGSVPQFREKMIKFFRELSDDMQIVAEGRDTGTHIFPNAPVKLFITASLEERARRRFLELLSSGVDADYKKILEALAERDRRDMERPLYPFKPAEDAIIIDTTGMSVEQVIQEVLKIIKEKASHLKV, via the coding sequence ATGAGGATAGCTATAGATGGACCTGCTGGAAGTGGAAAAAGCACCGTAGCTAAGGCAATATCAAAACTTTTATCTATACCTTACTTGGATACTGGAAGTGTCTATAGAGCTTTTGCTTATATCGCAAGAGAGAAGAAAAAGGACATCAAGAACTTAAAAGAGGTGCTTTCTCTGTTTGATAATGCACCCATAGTAAAGTTAGACATAGCTAAAACGGAGATCTATTATGAAGGTACTAAACTGGATGCAGAACTTAAAGGCGAGGAAATAGGTAGGTACGCATCTCTTATAGGTAGCGTGCCACAGTTTAGGGAAAAGATGATAAAGTTTTTTAGAGAGCTTTCAGACGATATGCAGATAGTGGCGGAAGGTAGAGATACGGGTACACATATCTTCCCAAATGCACCTGTGAAACTCTTTATTACTGCAAGTCTTGAAGAAAGAGCCAGGAGGAGATTCCTTGAGCTTTTGTCTTCAGGAGTTGATGCAGACTACAAAAAGATTCTTGAAGCTTTAGCGGAGCGAGACAGAAGGGATATGGAAAGACCTCTATACCCTTTTAAACCTGCAGAAGATGCCATCATCATAGATACCACCGGTATGAGTGTTGAGCAAGTAATCCAAGAGGTATTAAAGATCATTAAAGAAAAAGCCTCACACCTTAAGGTGTGA